Proteins encoded in a region of the Mesoflavibacter profundi genome:
- a CDS encoding Ig-like domain-containing protein, producing the protein MQKHWLNISFYFLIALTIINCANRGSIGGGPKDVTPPEIVKTEPANYSTNFNANEIRIYFNEYIKIKNLQKQLIISPPMNNQPEVTPLGSASKYITIKIYDTLKPNTTYAFNFGNSIVDNNEENPFTYYKYVFSTGDYIDSLTVKGSVKDALTRTTDPFISVNLYEVDSTYTDSIIYKQKPKYVTNTLDSTTNFTIENLKAGTYRLIAVLDNNSNNLFDQKTDKIGFYEDFITVPDTSANYELQLFKEDLDYKAFKPRLVAGEKIAFPYQGDYTKTQIELLSKVTDSFNYRIVKEQEADTLNYYYSPKLNNDSLVFKVTNTKIIDTFSVKLKDNLKDSLNLKGQPINTIALTQNFKLKANIPISKVSKNKIAIIDQDSTNIDFTTSVDSILNQLDIAFDKKENSQYNIKILPEAVIDYFENTNDTLNFNLRTPNPENLGDARVLLQNATYPVIVQLVNEKSEVKYEKYSTKPEPVDFYYLTPGKYYVRVIFDENKNGKYDTGDFLRKIQPERVSYSKDAQDIRVGWSNVIDFILN; encoded by the coding sequence ATGCAAAAACATTGGTTAAATATTAGTTTTTATTTTTTAATAGCACTTACTATTATTAATTGTGCTAATCGTGGATCTATTGGTGGCGGACCAAAAGATGTAACTCCGCCAGAAATTGTAAAAACCGAACCTGCTAATTACAGCACTAATTTTAATGCAAATGAAATTAGAATTTATTTTAACGAATACATTAAAATAAAAAACCTGCAAAAGCAATTAATTATTTCTCCACCAATGAATAATCAACCTGAAGTAACACCTTTAGGTAGCGCAAGTAAATACATTACTATTAAAATTTATGACACTTTAAAACCCAATACTACATATGCTTTTAATTTTGGAAATAGCATTGTAGATAATAATGAAGAAAACCCATTTACGTATTACAAATACGTGTTTTCTACAGGAGATTACATAGACTCTTTAACCGTAAAAGGTAGTGTAAAAGATGCTTTAACCAGAACTACAGATCCTTTTATATCTGTTAATTTATATGAAGTAGACTCGACATATACAGACTCTATTATCTATAAACAAAAACCTAAATACGTTACAAATACGCTAGATAGTACAACCAATTTTACTATTGAAAATTTAAAAGCAGGAACCTATAGATTAATTGCAGTCTTAGACAATAACTCTAACAATTTGTTTGATCAAAAAACAGACAAAATTGGTTTTTACGAAGATTTTATTACTGTTCCAGATACGTCTGCTAATTACGAATTACAATTATTTAAAGAAGACTTAGATTACAAAGCATTTAAACCTAGATTGGTTGCTGGAGAGAAGATTGCTTTTCCTTATCAAGGTGATTACACAAAAACACAAATTGAGTTATTAAGCAAAGTAACCGATAGTTTTAATTACCGTATTGTAAAAGAGCAAGAAGCAGATACATTAAACTATTATTATTCACCTAAGCTAAATAATGACTCTTTGGTTTTTAAAGTCACAAATACTAAAATTATAGATACATTTTCTGTTAAGCTAAAGGATAATTTAAAAGACTCTTTAAACCTAAAAGGACAACCAATAAACACTATAGCTTTAACTCAAAATTTTAAATTAAAAGCTAACATACCAATTAGTAAAGTAAGTAAAAACAAAATCGCAATAATAGATCAGGACTCTACAAACATAGATTTTACTACATCTGTAGACAGTATTTTAAACCAGCTAGACATTGCTTTTGATAAAAAAGAAAATAGTCAATATAACATAAAAATACTACCAGAAGCAGTTATTGATTATTTTGAAAACACTAACGATACTTTAAATTTTAATTTAAGAACACCAAATCCTGAAAATTTAGGTGATGCTCGTGTGCTATTACAAAATGCTACTTATCCTGTTATTGTACAGTTAGTAAATGAAAAAAGTGAAGTTAAATACGAAAAATACAGTACCAAACCAGAACCTGTAGATTTTTACTATCTAACTCCAGGAAAGTATTACGTTAGAGTAATCTTTGACGAAAATAAAAATGGTAAATACGATACTGGAGATTTTTTAAGAAAAATACAACCAGAACGTGTTAGCTACTCTAAAGACGCGCAAGACATAAGAGTTGGTTGGAGTAATGTTATAGATTTTATTCTAAATTAA
- a CDS encoding glycine--tRNA ligase produces MANNDDQFKKVISHAKEYGYVFQSSEIYDGLSAVYDYAQNGVELKKNIRDYWWRAMVQMHDNIVGLDAAIFMHPTTWKASGHVDAFNDPLIDNKDSKKRYRADVLVEDYCLKIEAKIDKEVKKAEKRFGEAFNKEEFLSTNGRVLGYQEKIDTILKRLGKSLENEDLADVKALIEELEIACPLSGSKNWTDVKQFNLMFGTKLGASADSAMDLYLRPETAQGIFVNFLNVQKTGRMKIPFGIAQTGKAFRNEIVARQFIFRMREFEQMEMQYFIKPGTQKEWFDYWKETRLKWHKSLGLGEDNYRFHDHEKLAHYADAATDIEFKFPFGFKELEGIHSRTDFDLKQHEEYSGKKLQYFDNEDNTSYTPYVLETSIGLDRMFLAVFSNSLQDETLEDGSERTVLKLPAVLAPTKAAILPLVKKDEGLTKMAKDIVDDLKWDFNVTYDEKDAVGRRYRRQDAAGTPFCITVDGESLENNTVTIRHRDTMEQKRVKVEELRDIIKKEVDVKEWLMKM; encoded by the coding sequence ATGGCAAACAACGACGATCAATTTAAAAAAGTAATCTCTCATGCAAAAGAGTATGGTTACGTGTTCCAAAGTAGCGAAATTTACGATGGACTAAGCGCAGTTTACGACTACGCACAAAACGGTGTAGAATTAAAGAAAAACATACGCGACTATTGGTGGCGCGCAATGGTGCAAATGCACGATAATATTGTAGGATTAGATGCTGCAATTTTTATGCATCCAACCACTTGGAAAGCGTCTGGACACGTAGATGCTTTTAACGATCCGTTAATAGATAACAAAGACTCAAAAAAGCGTTACCGAGCAGATGTTTTAGTTGAAGATTATTGCTTAAAAATCGAAGCTAAAATTGATAAAGAAGTTAAAAAAGCCGAAAAACGTTTTGGCGAAGCTTTTAATAAAGAAGAATTTTTAAGCACAAACGGTCGTGTTTTAGGCTATCAAGAAAAAATTGATACCATCCTAAAACGTCTTGGTAAATCTTTAGAAAATGAAGATTTAGCAGACGTAAAAGCCTTAATTGAAGAATTAGAAATTGCTTGTCCATTAAGCGGAAGTAAAAACTGGACAGACGTTAAGCAATTTAACTTAATGTTTGGTACCAAATTAGGTGCAAGTGCAGACAGCGCAATGGATTTATACCTACGTCCAGAAACAGCACAAGGTATTTTTGTAAATTTCCTTAATGTGCAAAAAACAGGACGTATGAAAATTCCTTTCGGTATTGCTCAAACAGGAAAAGCTTTTAGAAACGAAATTGTTGCAAGACAATTTATCTTTAGAATGCGCGAGTTTGAACAAATGGAAATGCAATACTTTATCAAACCAGGAACTCAAAAAGAATGGTTTGATTACTGGAAAGAAACACGTCTTAAATGGCATAAATCGCTAGGTTTAGGCGAAGATAATTACCGTTTCCATGATCACGAAAAATTAGCACATTACGCAGATGCTGCTACAGATATCGAGTTTAAGTTCCCATTCGGATTTAAAGAATTAGAAGGCATTCACAGTCGTACAGATTTCGATTTAAAACAACACGAAGAGTATTCTGGTAAAAAACTTCAGTATTTTGATAACGAAGATAATACAAGTTATACGCCTTATGTTTTAGAAACATCAATAGGTTTAGATCGTATGTTTTTAGCAGTGTTTTCTAACAGTTTACAAGATGAAACTTTAGAAGACGGAAGCGAAAGAACCGTTTTAAAATTACCAGCAGTTTTAGCGCCAACAAAAGCAGCAATTTTACCATTAGTTAAAAAAGACGAAGGTTTAACTAAAATGGCAAAAGATATTGTAGACGATTTAAAATGGGACTTTAACGTTACTTATGACGAGAAAGATGCAGTTGGCAGACGTTACCGTCGTCAAGACGCAGCAGGTACGCCATTTTGTATCACAGTAGATGGCGAAAGTCTAGAGAATAATACAGTAACGATACGTCATAGAGATACTATGGAACAAAAACGTGTTAAAGTTGAAGAATTACGCGACATCATTAAAAAAGAAGTTGATGTAAAAGAATGGTTAATGAAGATGTAA
- a CDS encoding nitrilase family protein produces MPDTLLHVAIIQQTLVWEHPLQNRINFTKLIDQISNPVDLIVLPEMFTTGFTMSPKSIAETMEGETVTWLKNLAEKKQVAIMGSVVIKEADAYYNRLLFVKPNKQIEFYDKKHLFTLANEDKVYTGGNSHVIINYKGFAIRPLICYDLRFPVWSRYTSTHPFDVLIYVANWPKQRIHAWNTLLQARAIENMSYCIGVNRVGLDANNYEYSGHSAVYDVLGEKISKIQPNTESVEIVTLSKNHIDNFRQKLKFLEDRDRFNLE; encoded by the coding sequence ATGCCAGATACTTTATTGCATGTTGCTATTATCCAGCAAACTTTAGTTTGGGAACATCCATTACAAAATAGGATAAACTTTACTAAACTAATAGATCAAATATCTAATCCAGTAGATCTTATTGTTTTGCCAGAAATGTTTACAACAGGATTTACTATGTCTCCTAAATCTATTGCCGAAACTATGGAAGGAGAAACAGTTACTTGGCTTAAAAATTTAGCCGAAAAAAAACAAGTAGCTATAATGGGAAGCGTTGTGATAAAAGAAGCTGATGCTTACTACAATAGATTGCTTTTTGTAAAGCCAAATAAGCAAATAGAATTCTACGATAAAAAACACCTATTTACTTTAGCAAATGAAGATAAGGTTTACACAGGCGGAAATTCGCATGTAATTATTAATTATAAAGGGTTTGCAATACGACCGCTAATCTGTTATGATTTACGTTTTCCCGTTTGGTCAAGATACACTTCAACACATCCTTTTGATGTTTTAATTTATGTTGCTAATTGGCCAAAACAACGCATACATGCTTGGAATACGCTTTTGCAAGCTAGAGCAATAGAAAATATGAGTTATTGTATTGGCGTTAATCGTGTTGGATTAGATGCAAATAATTATGAATATTCTGGTCATAGTGCAGTTTATGATGTTTTAGGCGAAAAAATATCAAAAATACAACCTAATACAGAATCTGTAGAAATTGTTACTTTAAGCAAAAATCATATTGATAATTTTAGACAAAAATTAAAGTTTTTGGAAGATAGGGATAGATTTAATTTAGAATAA
- a CDS encoding ComF family protein gives MLTNLLNIFFPPVCNHCKNTLTDHESFLCISCRHLLPVTNFHFKNDITVKNVLYGRANIQSGTALLRFSKHGIVQHLLHQLKYGKNQEVGMFLGSWLGEELKSIKDYSTIDVVIPVPLHTKKLKKRGYNQVAKFGEQIAVKLEANYDDNTLIKTSVNKASQASKKRIDRWYNNKELFDIVNVEHLENKHILLVDDVITTGNTIEACCLQLQKAKNIKISIACMAIA, from the coding sequence ATGCTTACTAATCTTTTAAATATATTTTTTCCTCCTGTATGCAACCATTGTAAAAACACATTAACAGATCATGAATCATTTTTATGTATTTCTTGCAGACATTTATTGCCTGTCACAAATTTTCATTTTAAAAATGATATCACAGTTAAAAATGTACTTTATGGTAGAGCAAACATACAATCTGGAACTGCTTTGTTACGATTTAGTAAACACGGTATTGTTCAACATTTATTACATCAATTAAAATATGGGAAAAATCAAGAGGTTGGTATGTTTTTAGGATCTTGGCTTGGTGAAGAATTAAAATCTATCAAAGATTATTCAACAATAGATGTTGTCATACCTGTTCCTTTACATACTAAAAAACTAAAAAAACGAGGTTATAACCAAGTCGCCAAATTTGGAGAGCAAATTGCAGTTAAACTTGAAGCTAATTATGACGACAATACATTAATTAAAACTAGTGTTAACAAAGCTTCTCAGGCTTCTAAAAAAAGAATTGATCGTTGGTACAACAATAAAGAATTATTTGATATTGTTAATGTTGAGCATCTAGAAAACAAACATATTCTTCTTGTGGATGATGTAATAACTACAGGAAATACAATTGAAGCGTGTTGCTTACAACTACAAAAAGCAAAAAATATCAAAATAAGTATTGCATGTATGGCAATAGCATAA